Part of the Nicotiana sylvestris chromosome 5, ASM39365v2, whole genome shotgun sequence genome is shown below.
accaccacctgatcagctggcatatgatgatgatgtttcccacagtggctaaaatatgactcagacggcgttatatacgcgtatatatgtacgtatataggatatgggaaaaggttacggcgttatatatacaccaccacctgatcagctggtatatgttgataatgtgcccacagtggtcgagatgatatgatggaatgcccttagtggcttgatgaagttatgtacacccatacctatgcatgacatggcatttatacgcatgtgcatgacattataaacgttttagaatttacaaagtcattcagatttaaagacgtatttctatattccatgtttcatttaTGTCGTGttcgtactaattttcatgccttatatactcagtacatttttcctACTGACGCCATATTTCACAGGACATGCGTTTCATGCTCACAGGTGCAGGTAgtcaagctgacggtcccccttctttaGATCCTTGATTAGCGAGTGTTGGCGCGCTCCATTTGATCCATTTGGGTTGTTTGTGTATGCGGAAAATCCGGGGGCCCAATTTCCTCGTCATAAGGTCGTCTCGTCGTCATACCCCTCGAAGCTCGTAGTCAAGGTCGAGACTCATCTTCGGGGGTCGTCAGATATTGGTCAGGAGGATATCACATCCCGACAGCTATAACGGGCTACAGCAGGTGAAAgtggagttcccaaggcacacaaCTCAATCTGACAGAGCTGGCCTATTCCGGGCCTATTTCAAGATGTCACGTCCAGCCATCCTATCTCCACACCTTCACGGCTAACACGTTTTGTACTATAGcggatttccctcctatataaaggggatccctacCAATTTGTAAGACCTCGATGGAGATTGCTCAAACTATTTCTCcacaatatcaataatatttctctctctcttttctctctaactcggTTGTTCTTACTGTCTTGAGGCCACTTTAGCATTCACTTCTCTCCCGTttgttcttcttttattgctgggtattggccataaaaagccttgtttaatcatatcttaattgttatcccattcctgactacccccgatagctcgagattgACCTCAggtatcgaccccgaggtcctccatcgaccagtccgaagcgagggcagtaagcccctcggtttgattactgcctcgttttagatCGCACTACATCGTTAAACTTTATAttcctagcatcatctgctctaatagctagcataaaaatagatcacgtatttttagaaccctatttacaaatttaattattgttaccatttccacggtaaacagtttggcggccaccgtggggctaaaattaatagtgattattttcttgctagtttcatcgagaaaacacaagttatctttcacactttttcttgtccaagatctcttgatttcatgtcaaaatgtctggctcagtaaacGGGGTTATGAACGACTACCTCGAAAGCAATAGAGAAAGGGAAATGACCGTCCTAAAGGCCGACAAACCACCCTATTCAACCCGGACGAAAGAGAAGGTCCTCCAACTTAACATCCACATGATTACCGGGGGAACCACCGCTCCCCAAGGGCCCATGTTCAAATGAACGAGAATGTCCGTAACAAGAGAAGGACAAACCCAAGAACGCGTACCCGAATAGCAGATAAAGCacacaacaatcacaaatatCAAAAGAGCAGAACCTGAATATGAGGTGTTCAATAGGTACAACCAGAAGATAACGTGTCTAAATTTAAATTCCTACATCCATCATACATTTAGTCTATACGTTGGAATAACCATCAAAGGCTTTTCTTTGCATAATACTATCCCAAACTGCTCATCAACGTCTAAATCAAGAGGCTGCATACCATTTGGAATCTCCCAATCCAAGCAATGCACCAATTGTGCTACCACAAGGCGAACAATAGTAATCCCCAACTGCATTTCAGGACAGCTTCTTCTACCAGAGCTAAATGGTAAAAGTTGGAAGTGGCGTCCACGAATATCTATGCTGCTCCCCACAAATCTCTCAGGCAAAAACTTCTCAGGCTCAGGCCAAACATTTGGATCCCTCTGAATCGCGTAACAATTTATCATGATTCGGGATCCCTTTTGTATGTGGAAGCCGTTGACTACACAATCTTCCATGGCCTCATGGTGCATTAGTGGCACTATGGAATGCAGCCTCAGGCCCTCTTTTACAACCATGCCTAAGTACTTTAAATTCTCCAGGTCTGATTCTTCAACCATTCTGTCCATGCCTACAACTTCTTCCAACTCTCTTTGTAATTTCTTCATCGCTTGAGGGTACCTTAGAAGCTCAGTGAGTATCCATTCTACTGATGTGGCTGAAGTGTCCATTGCTGCAATTAGCATGTCCTGTATTGAAAAGGAAGTAGAATCAATATTAAAGATAGTGGTATTTTGAGCTTATATTAGTATTTGAATGGGAAACAATTACATACTTAGAGGATGGCTTTTATATCTCGACGATCAAACTGAAATTCTCCTTCTCCTGATTGCATAACGTCCATCATAGTATCCACAAAGTCCTTAGTTTGTTTCTGGTCATGAGACAGCATGTTCATCAATGATCCTCTCGACAAACTTATCAAGCACCTTCGAAAGATCCTTGAGTTTGCGAGTGAATCCCTGGAGATCAATAACACCAAGAAATGGGAAAAAATCTCTAAGATTTGGTGTTCCTGCTAAACGGACAACATATTGAACTACAGCTTTGAATCCCCTCTTATCCAAGTCCTCATCCATGTATTTGTTTCCAAATACCATTAAGCAAGTCAAGTTAGCATTCAACGACATAATCTTTGCACTAAGATCAACAGCAACGTGATCATGAGCTTGTTCTTTAAGCGATTCAATCAGAAGTTCAACTTCTTTCTTTCTCATGGATCGAAATGAATTCATCTTGTGGCTATTCGAAAGGTGAACAGTGCACAGTCTGCGCATGTTACGCCAATATGCACCATACTTTGCAAAAGTCAAATTCTTCTGGCCATAACCCAAATACTGGATGCTTCGTGATGAGGCCTACTAGCAATGATGTGATCATATGTCTTGAGGAACTTCTCAGCTGCATCAGCAGACGAGACAACGATTGCAGGTACTAATCCCAATCGTACATACATAATAGGACCATGATTCTTGGCTAGTTTTTGTAAATCTTGGTGTAGATCTTTACCTAACAAATGAAGATGTCCAAAAATGGGAAGCCCTTTTGGACCTGGAGGAAACCTTTTTCTCTTCTGAATGTTTAGCGGCTCATAGAAGGCACATACTAATAGACCAACAATTAGAGTTGTTGCCCATATAAAATCCATGGCTAATATGACTTTGTTACCTTCTAAGAGCGCTAATGGAAGATGATATATACAATGTACATATGTTGGTGCAAGAGCTCGGACgttgaggatatatatatatatgtatatatatatatatatatatatatatatatatgcaccaGTAATAGATGGAATGTCAATCTTtaccaaaaaaagaaaatgtCAGA
Proteins encoded:
- the LOC138869349 gene encoding cytochrome P450 71AU50-like; its protein translation is MDFIWATTLIVGLLVCAFYEPLNIQKRKRFPPGPKGLPIFGHLHLLGKDLHQDLQKLAKNHGPIMYVRLGLVPAIVVSSADAAEKFLKTYDHIIASRPHHEASSIWVMARRI
- the LOC104242087 gene encoding cytochrome P450 71AU50-like, giving the protein MRRLCTVHLSNSHKMNSFRSMRKKEVELLIESLKEQAHDHVAVDLSAKIMSLNANLTCLMVFGNKYMDEDLDKRGFKAVVQYVVRLAGTPNLRDFFPFLGVIDLQGFTRKLKDLSKVLDKFVERIIDEHADMLIAAMDTSATSVEWILTELLRYPQAMKKLQRELEEVVGMDRMVEESDLENLKYLGMVVKEGLRLHSIVPLMHHEAMEDCVVNGFHIQKGSRIMINCYAIQRDPNVWPEPEKFLPERFVGSSIDIRGRHFQLLPFSSGRRSCPEMQLGITIVRLVVAQLVHCLDWEIPNGMQPLDLDVDEQFGIVLCKEKPLMVIPTYRLNV